The nucleotide sequence CGTTGCCCTCGTCGCGCGCATCGACCAGTTGCTCAACCGCGAAGGCTATACGGTGAAGGGCGTGCAGCAACTGCTGAGGAGCGGCGCTGCGCCCTCGCCGGCCGTCGCGACTCCCCCGCCTGCCGACCCTCGCGAGAATCTAGTCGAGGCGCTCAAGCGGGTGCGGACCACGCTCAGCAAGGCCCTCTCCGACTGATCGTCCGTCCTGAGCGATCACGCTCGCAGCGATCCGCTCAACCGCCTCCTCCAGCGTCACGCGCCGCACCACGACGCCGGGCGGAAAGGCCGTGAGGAGGCGCGAGGGGCAGGCGGCCGACAGGAGGACGAAGGTGCCGCGGTCCCCCTGACGGCGGATCAGCCGGCCGAACGCCTGCGCCAGTCGTGCCTTGACTACCCGGTCGTCATAGGCAGACCCGCCGCCCGCAAGGCGCCGCGCGGCATGAAGGACCGTCGGGCGCGGCCAAGGTACCCGCTCCATCACCACCAATCGAAGCGACTCGCCCGGCACGTCGACCCCGTCACGCAGGGCATCGGTGCCAAGCAGGCTGGCGCGCGGATCGGCCCGGAACATGTCGACGAGCGTGCCCGTGTCGATCGGGTCCACATGCTGAGCGAGCAACGGCAGCCGGTCGCGGGCGAGGCGGTCGGCGATCCGCGCCTGCACCGCCCTCAGCCGGGCGATGGCGGTGAACAGGCCGAGCGTCCCGCCGCCTCCCGCGGCGATCAACTTGGCATAGGCGTTGGCGAGGGCGGCCAGGTCGCCCTGCTTGACGTCGGTGACGATCAGCACCTCGGCGCTCGATGCATAGTCGAACGGGCTGGCCGCGTGGAATTGCCCAGGCGGCGCGGGCAGGTGGGCGGCACCGGTGCGCGCGTCAGCGACCTCCCAATGCTCCTCGCCGCCGCGCAAGGTGGCGGAGGTGACGAGCACGCCCTGCGCCGGCTCGATCACCGCCCTGGCGAGCGGCCGCGTGGGATCCAGCCAGCGACGCTGGAGGCCAATGTCGAGCTCGCGTCCCTCCACTCGATCGACACTCAGCCAGTCGACGAAATCCGGATCCGCCGCGCCGCCGACCCGAGCCAGTAATTGCGCCCAGGCCAGAAGCGCGCCGCCGCGCCAGTTGAGGCCGGCGATCGCCCCCTCGACCCGCGCCCGTGCCGCTCCGTCGAGCCAGTCGGGCGCATCCTCCAGCACCGCTTCCAGCCTCAGGCGCAAAGCGGTCATCGGCTTCTGCAGCGACTCGATTGCGACCAGGGCGGCCGCCGCTGCTTCGACCAACGGCGCGTCGGGCTCGGCGAGCTCGGTTTCGATCCCGTAGCCGGCGTCTTCGGCTCGGGCCCGCGCCAGCACCGTCCCGCGCACGGCGGCGAAGAGGGCTTCGAGCGGGCCCCAGGGCTGTCCCTCGACCACGCGGGAAAGCCAGCCGTCGCCCGGCATCAGCTGCGCCGCCTGCACCGCCGCGTCGAGCGCCTGCGCGCCTTCCTCGTCATAGGAGCAGACATCCATCAGCCGCGCCGCAAGTCCGCGGCGACGACCACGGCTGCTCCGTTCGGGGCCGACGATCCAGCGGCGAAGCTCGATCGTCTCGGCCCCGGTCAGGGCAACGGCGAAGGTCGAATCGGCGGCGTCGAACAGATGGTGTCCCTCGTCGAAGACGATCCGCTCGAGCCCGTTGCCGAGCCGGCCGCTTGCGGCCGAGACCATCACCAGCGCGTGGTTGGCGATGACGAGGTCGGCGCCGCGGCTCGCCCGATCGGCCCGCTCGATGAAGCATTTGCGATAGTGCGGGCAGCCGGCATAGACGCACTCGCCGCGGCGGTCGGTCAGCGCGGTGGCGCCGGCGCGGCGGAACAGGCTGGGAAGCCAGCCCGGCAGGTCGCCGCCGACCATGTCGCCGTCCTTCGTATAGGCCGCCCAGCGCCCGACCAGCTGCGCCAGCACCGCCGCGCGGCCGGAAAAGCTCCCCTGCAGCGCGTCCTCCAGGTTGAGAAGGCAGAGGTAATTCTCGCGGCCCTTGCGGACGACGATGCGCTTCTTGCGCTCCGCCGCGTCGGGGATGATCCGCTGCCCTTCCGCATCGAGCTGTCGCTGCAGCGCCTTGGTGTAGGTCGACACCCACACGGCCCCGCCGGCCTTCTCGGCCCACAGCGAAGCCGGCGCGAGATAGGCGAGGGTCTTGCCGATGCCCGTGCCTGCCTCGGCCAGCAGGACATTGGGCGAGTCGCGCCGGTCGCGCGGGGCGAAGACCTGGGCGGCAGTGGCGGCGAAGGCGCGCTGGCCCTCGCGGACCTCGGCCCCGCGGCCGGTGAGTTGCGCCAGCCGCGCTTCGGCCTCGCCGTCGCCGAGGCGGAGCACTTTGGCCGGGGGCCGCTCGGCCGCTTCTTCCCATTGCTCCAGCCGTGAGAAGAGCATGCGTTCGCCGCGTTCGGGCTTCCTGAGGCGCTGGCCGATCAGCCCGGCCCAGCCCCAGCCAAGCCTCTGCAAGGTCATGTTGCTGGTCCAAGCCCCCTCGCGCTCCGGCCAGGTCGGATCGGCCAGGACGGCAAGCAGGCGCTCGGCGATGAGGGGAAGCAGCGCCGCGCCCGCCGCCTCGTCCTCCGGCGCCTCCAGCCCCAGTGCCGAGGCGAAGCCGGCGACGGTCGGCACCACGAAACGGGCCGGATGGACGAAGGCGAACAACTCGAGAAGGTCGAGCCCGCTCACCTCCGCATAGCCGAGCCGCTGGCCGGTCAGCGGCGCGTTGAGGAGCAGGTGCGGTGTGTCCGACACCGCCCGGATCGCCTCCCCCCGCGACGCCTCGCGCACGCCGTCGGGGCCGGTCAGCCAGATGCCGGCATGGGAGGCGTGGAGGGCGGGGAGGCCAAGGGAGGAAGACACTCGCCCCTATGTGGCCCCATGAGAACGGAAGGGCAACGAAGAGGAGCGCGAGACCGCGCAAAAAATGAAACCTGCCTTGGATTCCACCTCGTCCACTTTGCTTGTCGGCCGGGAGGCGAAGATGAACAAGGTCACAAAAGTCACCGGTGGCGGGGTGCCGGCGCGCGGTCGGCGGGGCCTTTCGGACAAGTCGTTCGGCAATGAGAAAGAGCGCGGCTGTGAACCGCTGGGGTTAGTTGGTCACGCAAAATCCTACGTTGCAAGGGGCGGGCTTATGTCCGCCTGAGGTGGGAAGCGGACGTTGGCGGGTGCCGACTCCGCTCCCTTCCCCTTCAGTGTGGCACGGCGCCGATCTCGAACCCTGTCTTGTCGTGCAGCGCGAACTTGTCGACGATGTCTGCGCTTGCCCGGTTGTAGCCCACCATTTCGACCGTCCGGCCCTCGCGGCGGAGGCGCGCAACGATCTTGTCGAGAGCCCCGACAGCCGAGATGTCCCAGAAGTGCGCGGCGGTCATGTCGATGAGGATGATCGAAGCGCTCTCCTCGACCTGGAAAGCGCGAACGAAGCGCTCCACCGAAGCGAAGAAGATCTGCCCCGAGACCCGGTAGGTGGCGGTGGCGCCATCGGGCGAGACCGTGCGCTCGACCGCGAACATGCGTTGCACCTTGCCAGCGAAGAAGATGCCCGACAGCAGCACGCCAGCAAGCACGCCCATCGATAGATCATGGGTTGCGACCACGACGACGACGGTCGTCAGCATGACCACCGACGAGGGCCAGGGATGGTGACGAAGGTTGGGGATCGAGTTCCAGCTGAAGGTTCCGATCGACACCATGATCATCACCGCGACGAGCGCCGGCATCGGGATCTGGCCGACGAACGATCCAAGCACAGCAAGCAGGAACAGGAGGAAAGCGCCGGCGGTAAAGGTCGACAGTCGACCGCGCCCACCGGAAGTAACGTTGATCACCGACTGACCGATCATGGCGCAGCCGCCCATCCCGCCAACCAGCGCAGCGGCGATGTTGGACGTGCCCTGACCCGCGCATTCGCGGCGCTTGTCGCTCTCGGTATGGGTCATGTCATCGACGATCTGGGCCGTCAGCAATGATTCCAGCAACCCGACCGCCGCCATTGCCAGCGAGTAGGGCAGGATGATCTGCAGGGTTTCCAGGGTCAGCGGCACGTCGGGCAAGGCGAAGCTCGGAAGGCCTTCGGGCAACTGGCCCATGTCACTTACGCTTTTGACCGGGGCCTGCGTCCAGATCGAGACGATCGACAGGACGAGGATGGCCACCAGCGGCGACGGAACGGCCTTCGTAAGGCGCGGCAGCAAATAGATGATGGCCAGACCTGCAGCGACCATCGCATAGGCCTGCCAGGTCACGTTGGTCAGCTGGGGCAGCTGGGCCATGAAGATCAGGATCGCGAGTGCGTTGACGAAGCCGGTGATCACCGACCGCGATACGAACTGCATGAGGAGATCAAGCCTGGCGAGACCGGCGACAATCTGGATCAGCCCCATCAAGATGGTGGCGGCAAACAGATGTTCGACACCATGATCGCGAACGAGCGGGACCACGAGAACGGCGACAGCCGCCGTCGCGGCCGAGATCATGCCTGGGCGGCCACCGGTGAAGGCCACGACCATAGCGATGGCCACGGATGCATAAAGGCCAACGCGGGGATCGACACCGGCGATGATCGAGAAGCCGATCGCTTCGGGAATGAGGGCAAGCGCGACGACGATCCCGGCAAGCAGTTCATGCCGGGGCGAGCCAGTGTCACCAAGCCATTGCTGGCGAAGGCGAGCGGAACGTTCGGTCATTGGGGAATCCACATCAGGACGCACGGCGCCACGATGGGCGCTTGGGTGGTTTCATGCGTGATGTTGTCCGGTGGATTGGCGGCCGGAATAGCCACCCGGACTTGCACCGGGTCCATGCGGTTGACGCCCCTTAGAGAGCCTCGCGGAGAAATGCCAGATGCCAGATGCCTGAGGCACCAATGTCCGCACCGGGTCCAAGGCGGACATAAGCAGGAGAAGCGGTAGCTCAGGTCGGGTTTGAAGGTGACGATCGTGGGCGCGGCGGTTCGTGCGGGGCGGTAGATCGTGTGGCCCTCCAGACCCCTTGCCTTCGCACCTGCAACACATCATGCGCCATGCATGACCGACGACGCGATCCGTGCTGCCGCCCTCGCCAACAAGACTTGGGTCTATGAGGAAGCGCGCAAATTGCTGGCGCGCTATCCGGAGGGAAAGCCGAACGGCGAACCGATCCTGTTCGAGACGGGCTATGGGCCGTCGGGCCTGCCGCATATTGGGACCTTCACCGAGGTTCTGCGGACGACCTGGGTGCGGCGCGCCTATGAGACGCTGACCGGCGGGGCCGTGCCGACGCGGCTGGTCGCGTTCAGCGACGACATGGACGGGCTGCGCAAGGTGCCGGACAATGTGCCGAACGGCGCGATGCTGGCCGAGCATCTCGGGCGCCCGCTGACCAGGGTGCCCGATCCGTTCGGTTGCCACGAGAGCTTCGCGCACCACAATAATGCGCTCCTGCGCCAGTTCCTCGACCGGTTCGGCTTCGACTATGAGTTCGTCAGTGCGACGGACGCTTATACCTCCGGCCGCTTCGACGAGGCGCTGCGGCAGGTGCTGCGCCACTTCGACGACATCCTCGGAGTCATGCTCCCGACCCTGCGCGAGGAACGGCGGCAGACCTACTCGCCGGTGCTGCCCGTGTCGCCGAGCAGCGGGCGCGTGCTGCAGGTGCCGGTGCGGGTGGTGGATGCCGAGGCCGGGACCATCGCCTTCACCGACGAGGACGGAAGCGAGGTCGAGCAGTCGGCGCTCGGCGGCCTCAGCAAGCTGCAGTGGAAGGTCGACTGGGCGATGCGCTGGGTCGCGCTTGGGGTCGACTATGAGATGGCGGGCAAGGACCTGATCGACTCGACCATCCAGTCGGGCAAGATCGCGCGCATCCTCGGCGCCCGCCCGCCGGAGGGGTTCAACTATGAGATGTTCCTCGACGAAAAGGGCGAGAAGATCTCCAAGTCGAAGGGCAACGGGCTGACCATCGACGACTGGCTCAAGTACGGGGGCGAGCGGAGCCTGGAATTTTACCTCTTCCGCGAGCCGAAGAAGGCGAAGAACCTGCACCTCGGCCTGGTGCCGCGGGCGGTGGACGACTATTGGCAGTTCCGCGGCCGCTGGCCCGAGCAGCCGGTCGAGCAGCGCCTCGGCAATCCGGTCCACCATATCCATGGCGGCAAGGTGCCGGAGCCGGCGACCCTGCCGCTCACCTTCGGGCTGCTGCTGAACCTGACCTCGCTGCCCGGCGTGGCGGACAAGGAAACGGCGTGGCGGTTCGTCCAGCGCTATGCGCCGGGGACGTCGCCGGAAGCGAATCCGGAGCTGGACGAGCTGATCGGCCTTGCCGTCACCTATGCGCGCGACTTCGTCGTGCCGACGCTCGGGCGGCGCAAGCCGAGCGAGGCCGAGGCGGCGGCATTGCAGGACCTCGATGCCTTCCTCGGCGGGATCGCGGCCGAGACGCCCGCCGACGAAATCCAGAACGGCGTATTCGAGGTCGGCAAGCGCCATTATGGCAAGGAACGCCTACGCGACTGGTTCCAGGCGGCCTATGAAACGTTGCTGGGATCGAGCCAGGGCCCCCGTCTCGGCAGCTTCATCGCGCTTTATGGCGTGGAGAACAGCCGCAGGCTGATCGCCGAGGCGCTCGCCTAGCGCCTGATTGTGGCCGCCGTCGGCGCCGCTGGGAAGCCCGGTCCTTACCTGAGCATCATGCCGCCTTGTTCAGGTGCAGCGAGCCTTCCTCCAGCTCCCGTCGGATCGTCGCCGACCAGGACGAGCCTCCCGATATGCGGAACTGACTGGTCCGGGCATTCAGCTTGCCGACTTCCGTTGCAAGACCGCGCGCGGCGGCCGAGGCTTCCTCGACCATTGCCGCATTCTGCTGGGTCGCCTGGTCCATGAAATTGACCGCACTGCTGATCTCGGAGATGGCGGCGGCTTGCGCCTGATTGTCGCTTGCGATCGCCGTTAGCAGCTGATGGACCGCGTTGACGTCGGTCGAAATCTTCTGCAGCTCGCCGTCGACATTCTCCACCGCCTTCACGGCCGTCGCGATCTCGATCTGGGTGTTGGTGAGCTGGTCGCGCGCCTTCTTGGCCTCTTCCTCCGCCCGCATGGCAAGG is from Sphingomonas sp. LHG3406-1 and encodes:
- a CDS encoding SulP family inorganic anion transporter; translated protein: MTERSARLRQQWLGDTGSPRHELLAGIVVALALIPEAIGFSIIAGVDPRVGLYASVAIAMVVAFTGGRPGMISAATAAVAVLVVPLVRDHGVEHLFAATILMGLIQIVAGLARLDLLMQFVSRSVITGFVNALAILIFMAQLPQLTNVTWQAYAMVAAGLAIIYLLPRLTKAVPSPLVAILVLSIVSIWTQAPVKSVSDMGQLPEGLPSFALPDVPLTLETLQIILPYSLAMAAVGLLESLLTAQIVDDMTHTESDKRRECAGQGTSNIAAALVGGMGGCAMIGQSVINVTSGGRGRLSTFTAGAFLLFLLAVLGSFVGQIPMPALVAVMIMVSIGTFSWNSIPNLRHHPWPSSVVMLTTVVVVVATHDLSMGVLAGVLLSGIFFAGKVQRMFAVERTVSPDGATATYRVSGQIFFASVERFVRAFQVEESASIILIDMTAAHFWDISAVGALDKIVARLRREGRTVEMVGYNRASADIVDKFALHDKTGFEIGAVPH
- a CDS encoding ATP-dependent DNA helicase; its protein translation is MSSSLGLPALHASHAGIWLTGPDGVREASRGEAIRAVSDTPHLLLNAPLTGQRLGYAEVSGLDLLELFAFVHPARFVVPTVAGFASALGLEAPEDEAAGAALLPLIAERLLAVLADPTWPEREGAWTSNMTLQRLGWGWAGLIGQRLRKPERGERMLFSRLEQWEEAAERPPAKVLRLGDGEAEARLAQLTGRGAEVREGQRAFAATAAQVFAPRDRRDSPNVLLAEAGTGIGKTLAYLAPASLWAEKAGGAVWVSTYTKALQRQLDAEGQRIIPDAAERKKRIVVRKGRENYLCLLNLEDALQGSFSGRAAVLAQLVGRWAAYTKDGDMVGGDLPGWLPSLFRRAGATALTDRRGECVYAGCPHYRKCFIERADRASRGADLVIANHALVMVSAASGRLGNGLERIVFDEGHHLFDAADSTFAVALTGAETIELRRWIVGPERSSRGRRRGLAARLMDVCSYDEEGAQALDAAVQAAQLMPGDGWLSRVVEGQPWGPLEALFAAVRGTVLARARAEDAGYGIETELAEPDAPLVEAAAAALVAIESLQKPMTALRLRLEAVLEDAPDWLDGAARARVEGAIAGLNWRGGALLAWAQLLARVGGAADPDFVDWLSVDRVEGRELDIGLQRRWLDPTRPLARAVIEPAQGVLVTSATLRGGEEHWEVADARTGAAHLPAPPGQFHAASPFDYASSAEVLIVTDVKQGDLAALANAYAKLIAAGGGGTLGLFTAIARLRAVQARIADRLARDRLPLLAQHVDPIDTGTLVDMFRADPRASLLGTDALRDGVDVPGESLRLVVMERVPWPRPTVLHAARRLAGGGSAYDDRVVKARLAQAFGRLIRRQGDRGTFVLLSAACPSRLLTAFPPGVVVRRVTLEEAVERIAASVIAQDGRSVGEGLAERGPHPLERLD
- a CDS encoding MerR family transcriptional regulator, producing the protein MPGTSGPKDAQAFRTIGEVSADLGIAQHILRYWETRFPQLKPLQRAGNRRYYRPEDVALVARIDQLLNREGYTVKGVQQLLRSGAAPSPAVATPPPADPRENLVEALKRVRTTLSKALSD
- a CDS encoding lysine--tRNA ligase produces the protein MTDDAIRAAALANKTWVYEEARKLLARYPEGKPNGEPILFETGYGPSGLPHIGTFTEVLRTTWVRRAYETLTGGAVPTRLVAFSDDMDGLRKVPDNVPNGAMLAEHLGRPLTRVPDPFGCHESFAHHNNALLRQFLDRFGFDYEFVSATDAYTSGRFDEALRQVLRHFDDILGVMLPTLREERRQTYSPVLPVSPSSGRVLQVPVRVVDAEAGTIAFTDEDGSEVEQSALGGLSKLQWKVDWAMRWVALGVDYEMAGKDLIDSTIQSGKIARILGARPPEGFNYEMFLDEKGEKISKSKGNGLTIDDWLKYGGERSLEFYLFREPKKAKNLHLGLVPRAVDDYWQFRGRWPEQPVEQRLGNPVHHIHGGKVPEPATLPLTFGLLLNLTSLPGVADKETAWRFVQRYAPGTSPEANPELDELIGLAVTYARDFVVPTLGRRKPSEAEAAALQDLDAFLGGIAAETPADEIQNGVFEVGKRHYGKERLRDWFQAAYETLLGSSQGPRLGSFIALYGVENSRRLIAEALA